From one Cardiobacteriaceae bacterium TAE3-ERU3 genomic stretch:
- the rplK gene encoding 50S ribosomal protein L11 — translation MAKKITGYIKLQIPAGKANPSPPVGPALGQHGVNIMEFCKAFNAETQKMEAGMPIPVVITVFSDRSFTFITKTPPASFLLKKAAGIKSGSGRPNTEKVGTVTRAQIEEIVELKKPDMTAADIEAGVATISGTARSMGIKVEG, via the coding sequence ATGGCTAAGAAAATTACTGGCTATATCAAGCTGCAAATTCCAGCTGGCAAAGCTAACCCAAGTCCTCCAGTAGGTCCTGCACTGGGTCAGCACGGTGTCAATATCATGGAATTTTGTAAGGCGTTTAACGCAGAAACACAAAAAATGGAAGCAGGTATGCCAATTCCTGTTGTCATTACTGTGTTCAGTGACCGTAGCTTTACGTTCATCACCAAAACCCCACCAGCATCATTCCTGCTCAAAAAAGCAGCGGGCATCAAGTCTGGTAGTGGTCGTCCAAACACTGAGAAAGTTGGTACGGTTACCCGTGCTCAGATCGAAGAAATTGTTGAGCTGAAAAAGCCAGACATGACAGCTGCTGATATAGAAGCAGGTGTCGCGACTATTTCTGGTACTGCACGTTCAATGGGCATCAAGGTAGAGGGTTAA
- the nusG gene encoding transcription termination/antitermination protein NusG — protein MAKAWYVLQAYSQFEHQVKRALIERIERDELQDYFGDILVPSEEVVEMKDGKKRSSQRKFFPGYVLVEMEMNETTWHVVRSIPKVSGFVGGTAEKPAPIAQHEVDAIMRRIEEGVEKPRPKTLFEVGEEVRITEGPFAEFIGTVEEVHYEKSRLKVSVLIFGRPTPVDLEFHQVEKDI, from the coding sequence ATGGCTAAAGCATGGTATGTATTGCAGGCGTATTCGCAATTTGAGCACCAAGTGAAGCGTGCTTTGATTGAACGTATTGAGCGCGATGAGCTGCAAGACTATTTTGGGGATATTTTGGTGCCTTCGGAAGAAGTCGTCGAAATGAAAGATGGCAAGAAGCGCAGTTCTCAGCGCAAATTTTTCCCGGGTTATGTTTTGGTTGAAATGGAAATGAACGAAACAACCTGGCACGTTGTGCGCAGTATTCCAAAAGTTTCAGGTTTTGTTGGCGGTACTGCTGAAAAACCTGCACCAATTGCTCAGCATGAAGTTGATGCGATTATGCGTCGGATTGAAGAAGGTGTCGAGAAGCCTCGTCCGAAAACTCTGTTTGAAGTTGGTGAAGAGGTCCGTATTACAGAAGGTCCGTTTGCTGAGTTCATTGGTACAGTTGAAGAAGTGCATTATGAAAAGAGTCGTTTGAAGGTCAGTGTATTGATCTTTGGTCGACCAACACCTGTTGATCTTGAGTTTCATCAGGTAGAAAAAGATATTTAA